From the Armatimonadia bacterium genome, the window GGGTTCGCCTACATCATCTACATGACGTTCTTCGTCAAGGCCCTGGTCGCGGGTGGCCACTACACACCGAGGGAGGCAGGTAGCCTCTTCATGGTGATGGGCTGGTGCAGCCTCTTCTGTGGCCTGATCTGGGGAACGGTCTCGGACCTCATCGGCCGGAAGCGTGCGCTGGTGATCGTCTACCTGGTCCACGCCCTGTCCTTCAGCCTCTTCGCTCTCTGGCCAACGGTACCAGGCTTCACGCTCTCCGCGGTGCTCTTCGGCCTGTCCGCCTGGAGTATCCCCGCGATCATGGCAGCGGCCTGCAGTGACATGCTCGGTCCGCGATTGGCACCGGCAGCACTGGGTTTCGTAACGCTGTTCATGGGCGTGGGCCAGGCACTCGGTCCGACTGTCGCCGGAGCTATCGGCGATCGGGCTCCCTCGCTTCTGCCCGCAATGCTTCTCGCGGCGGCGGTCTCCCTCCTCGGCGCAGTGGGGGCCGCCCTCCTGCGTCCTGTGACGGCGGTCAGCGCCAGCCCTGCCCAGGCTGCCCCGATTCCCGAGGACCTGTGAAGCAGAGCCCGACCCCTAAGGTGCGTCCTCGATTCGCAGCAGGCGTGTCTGCGGGCCTTGCAGCTCCACGCTAAGGTCCGTCACGCTCTGTCCCAGCACGTCGCCGGTCATGAGGTCGGTCACCTTCACCGGCCTCCCGAAATGGAGACGCTCGGTCCGCGCTGCAGCAGTGTGAAGGGCCACCAGGTTGCGGCTCACGAAGCTCGGTTCGGTGCTTTCGACGGTGATGGGCACTCCGGCAGTTCGCACAAGGCGCTTGACGACCTCGGGCGAAAGCAAGGGTGCCGCCGAGTAGACACTCGTCCACGTCCCCGACTTCTTCACTGCCAGCGCAGGCAGGTCCGTCCCCTCGTAGCATGCTTCTACCTGCACACCCTCGGCCGCAGGCGAGAAGGTCGGCGTCAGCTTGATGCTCGGCTGCTGCCAGTCGGTGACGCCCCGGCCAAGAGCGCTGTCCGGCTTGAAGGCCATGCGCCAGAGTGTCGGCTCGTCATGCCGGGTCATCTGCATGCCCGTCAGGTCGCCGATGCGCTTCACATCCAGGCTGCTGTCGTTGACGTATCCCGGCGCATACAGCCACACCAGCGTTCGCCCGTCGGCCTGGAGGTTGTTCATGATCCACTGCCGGTCGCCGTCGCTGATCTTGTAGCAGTTCAGGAAGAAATAGCACCTGAACCTGGGCACCTTCCCACCGATGACGTCTCTGAGCAGGTAGTAGTTGAAGGGGGCGCCCACGCGCTCGAAGACGGCCTTCTGCTGAGAGACGGTCCAGTAGTTCACCTCGAAGGCATGGCTCATGTAGGCCGAGGGGCTCTCCTCATCCACGATCACGGCAACGCTCTCGGGGTCCGGTCCGCGGTCGGGCCAGTCCACCCACTGCTCGTCGATCTCATGCAGCTTACCGATGATCTGTCCCTGGCGCGGATCACGCGCGATCCAGCCGTTGCTGAAGTCAAACCACTGCGTCGCTGCACCCTTGACGTTGGCGATGGCATACCCTCGTTCGAGCTGGCTCACCGTTCCCGTCAGTCCGTCCGGCGCGCCGTGGCGTCGCTGGTTGGCGTCGGTCACCAGGTGGGTGCGCAGATCGTCCTGCAGCACCCACAGCTTGTCATGCGCGACGACGGAGCCGATGGGGCTCATGACCGCGTAGGTGTCCCCGACCTCGCGCGAGGAGTAGTCCAGAGGCGACATCAGGAAGTCGCAGTACCTGGACTCAAGCAGCCTGCTGAGAGCGAAGTGCCCGGCATCGCCTGCCCGTCGAGCGCCGCTGAGCATGGTCAGTTCGTAGCCGTAGTAGGTGCCGCAGAGCGCCTCTCCGCCGCTGGCGTCCTTGATGATCCGGAAGTAGTGCTCGATGCCGTCGACCATCACGTCCTGGTGGAACTTGTAGAAGTCGATGACATACTGCCACTGCCGCGGGTCGCGGAAGACGGTGTCCTTCGGGCCGTCGCGCTG encodes:
- a CDS encoding beta-galactosidase, whose product is ELVGIKPYLVPGRNVIAILARNAGASSGALLEGAVRWPQGSVELRSDDTWKGVGEALEGWTSAAFDDSAWPAAKAITVAGREPWGYVPYEYLGPREKVRLLKSSMPREATAGSEVVVLATLDHLPREAESSSLRFALLRDGEMLYGRAYGAGMVHRSAEGYEVGPIRLPLTRFLPAGKYEVALGYPRTEYETGRGVVIGALQVKAPALAEERPTVEVKRHKGLPTLLVNGRPASFMHYLETTVGAARISNMADNGLHLYEVDAGDFGWLGEGKFDYSAWDRKVLQLLTYDPQATLLVTYEVSGLRHPWWMEGKDAELCRTESGSTSVGIYGSAGKVVSLASLRWRADSGDAVRRFTEHCRTAPYAARILGYQPCSGVSWEWQHWGSVGPFDPSDYSEPMQAAFREWTRKTYGGDLEKLRIAWKQPQITFENVSIPSVEQRDGPKDTVFRDPRQWQYVIDFYKFHQDVMVDGIEHYFRIIKDASGGEALCGTYYGYELTMLSGARRAGDAGHFALSRLLESRYCDFLMSPLDYSSREVGDTYAVMSPIGSVVAHDKLWVLQDDLRTHLVTDANQRRHGAPDGLTGTVSQLERGYAIANVKGAATQWFDFSNGWIARDPRQGQIIGKLHEIDEQWVDWPDRGPDPESVAVIVDEESPSAYMSHAFEVNYWTVSQQKAVFERVGAPFNYYLLRDVIGGKVPRFRCYFFLNCYKISDGDRQWIMNNLQADGRTLVWLYAPGYVNDSSLDVKRIGDLTGMQMTRHDEPTLWRMAFKPDSALGRGVTDWQQPSIKLTPTFSPAAEGVQVEACYEGTDLPALAVKKSGTWTSVYSAAPLLSPEVVKRLVRTAGVPITVESTEPSFVSRNLVALHTAAARTERLHFGRPVKVTDLMTGDVLGQSVTDLSVELQGPQTRLLRIEDAP